One segment of Castanea sativa cultivar Marrone di Chiusa Pesio chromosome 3, ASM4071231v1 DNA contains the following:
- the LOC142627926 gene encoding hypothetical protein At1g04090, which produces MFGCECLCWESEPEFYFSQPQPFYLPANLPEWPQGQGFATGRICLGELEVLKVSKFESIWSCNLMHGKTNKGLTFYKPVGIPDGFFCLGHCCQPNDQPLRGYVLVARKATSSPEEDVGYAHELVSDLPALKKPLNYTLIWSTDTEHNGCGYFWLPNPPLGYKAMGVVVTDKPEEPKLEEVRCVRVDLTESCEIGDLILTTDSKFSKYPFQVWNTRPCKRGMLARGVSVGTFYCGTYLDSEEELEISCLKNLDSTLHAMPNLNQIDALIKHYGPTVFFHPDEVYLPSSVQWFFKNGALIYQDGNEKGESIDYRGSNLPSGGKNDGAFWIDLPNKDDARDHLKNGNLESAELYVHVKPAMGGTFTDIVMWVFCPFNGPATLKVGLMSIAMSKIGQHVGDWEHFTLRVSNFTGELWSVFFSQHSGGEWVDAFNLEFIEGNKSIVYSSKCGHASYPHPGTYLQGSSKLGIGVRNDAARSKFIVDSSTRYQIIAAEYLDDDIIKEPCWLQYMREWGPTIVYDSRAELEKLIDLLPLFVRFSVENIIFELFPTELYGEEGPTGPKEKDNWKGDEIC; this is translated from the exons ATGTTTGGGTGTGAGTGTTTGTGCTGGGAAAGTGAACCagagttttatttttctcagCCTCAGCCTTTCTATCTGCCTGCAAACCTCCCAGAATGGCCACAAG GCCAAGGTTTTGCTACTGGAAGAATATGCTTAGGTGAATTAGAAGTTCTCAAAGTCTCCAAGTTTGAGAGCATTTGGAGCTGCAATCTGATGCATGGAAAAACTAATAAAGGTCTCACATTCTACAAACCTGTGGGGATCCCAGATGGCTTTTTCTGCCTTGGTCACTGCTGCCAGCCCAATGACCAGCCATTGAGAGGGTATGTTCTTGTAGCTCGTAAAGCTACTTCTTCTCCTGAGGAGGATGTTGGTTATGCCCATGAACTGGTATCAGACTTGCCAGCCCTAAAAAAACCTCTTAACTACACACTTATCTGGAGTACAGATACAGAACACAATGGTTGTGGTTACTTCTGGCTGCCAAACCCACCATTGGGTTATAAAGCCATGGGAGTTGTGGTTACTGACAAGCCAGAAGAGCCTAAACTTGAAGAAGTTAGATGTGTCCGAGTGGATCTTACAGAAAGTTGTGAAATTGGTGATCTTATACTTACCAcagattcaaaattttcaaagtacCCATTTCAGGTTTGGAACACAAGACCCTGCAAAAGGGGGATGTTGGCCAGAGGTGTTTCTGTTGGGACATTCTACTGCGGCACCTACTTAGATTCTGAAGAAGAGCTAGAAATCTCATGCTTGAAGAATCTTGATTCCACACTACATGCTATGCCAAATCTAAACCAGATTGATGCACTCATTAAGCACTATGGACCGACTGTTTTCTTCCACCCTGACGAGGTTTATTTGCCCTCATCAGTGCAATGGTTTTTCAAGAATGGGGCACTTATATACCAAGATGGCAATGAAAAGGGTGAATCCATTGATTACAGGGGCTCAAACTTGCCCAGTGGTGGGAAAAACGATGGTGCATTTTGGATAGATTTGCCGAACAAAGATGATGCGAGAGATCATCTCAAGAATGGAAACTTAGAGAGTGCAGAGCTCTATGTTCACGTAAAACCAGCAATGGGAGGAACATTTACCGATATTGTGATGTGGGTTTTTTGCCCCTTTAATGGACCTGCCACCCTTAAAGTTGGGTTAATGAGTATTGCCATGAGCAAGATTGGGCAACATGTTGGTGACTGGGAGCATTTCACCCTCCGTGTGAGCAACTTCACCGGAGAACTTTGGAGTGTATTCTTCTCACAACATAGTGGTGGTGAATGGGTGGATGCATTTAACTTGGAGTTCATTGAAGGGAATAAGTCAATTGTATATTCATCAAAATGTGGTCATGCTAGCTATCCGCATCCTGGGACATACCTTCAGGGGTCATCGAAGCTGGGAATAGGAGTGAGAAACGATGCTGCTCGAAGCAAATTTATTGTTGATTCGAGCACCAGGTATCAGATTATTGCAGCTGAGTATCTTGATGATGATATCATTAAGGAACCATGTTGGTTGCAGTATATGAGAGAGTGGGGTCCAACCATTGTGTACGATTCGCGAGCAGAACTAGAGAAGTTAATTGACCTTCTTCCACTGTTTGTTAGATTTTCAGTGGAGAACATTATTTTTGAGTTGTTTCCAACAGAGCTTTATGGTGAAGAAGGGCCAACTGGCCCAAAGGAGAAGGATAATTGGAAAGGAGATGAAATATGCTAG
- the LOC142628627 gene encoding uncharacterized protein LOC142628627, producing MSQSHLLEINLVSAQDLEPVSKVMNTYAVTWLNPERKLLTKVDQDGYTNPTWNEKFLFKVDNEFLNSDTSAIMVEIHASSWLRDILIGTVRVLVNNLLLPQVTSRKGKSRMRIVPLQVRRPSGRPQGILNVGVTLLDSNISSLPIYRQFSASAIGYWDIMAVNKAGPKKSEEEAPSANNVDMNTNTNKKATNIKSEVSSSTNYTDNRSEQQSISMSYLQRSQSERSEFMGNKFVVEMTSVDELDFDAFMRGKFNIPKKPLSSVESSILDDWATEITTSAEGLKSKIARWQYTLPPIQDSTYQKYETPAVQTIRRSSRHRRRHSTGGGGGGRGLFSCFGKACGLRFSIICGGGSRKKRSDQETRVNLLTDTDHDDSYL from the coding sequence ATGTCGCAATCCCATCTTTTGGAAATCAATTTGGTCTCAGCACAAGACCTCGAGCCAGTATCCAAGGTCATGAACACCTATGCGGTCACATGGCTTAACCCAGAACGCAAATTGCTGACAAAGGTCGATCAAGACGGCTATACAAACCCAACGTGGAACGAGAAATTCTTGTTCAAGGTCGACAATGAGTTCCTCAACTCCGACACCTCCGCCATCATGGTCGAGATACATGCGTCCTCGTGGCTGCGCGACATTCTAATAGGCACCGTTCGTGTCCTCGTTAACAATCTCCTCCTCCCTCAAGTAACATCAAGAAAAGGCAAATCGCGAATGCGAATTGTACCTTTACAAGTTCGACGGCCCTCAGGCCGCCCACAAGGGATTCTCAACGTTGGTGTCACACTTCTTGACAGCAACATAAGTAGCTTGCCAATATATAGGCAGTTCAGCGCATCAGCAATAGGGTATTGGGATATAATGGCTGTGAATAAAGCAGGGCCAAAGAAAAGCGAGGAAGAGGCCCCAAGCGCAAACAATGTGGATATGAATACGAATACTAATAAAAAAGCTACAAATATCAAAAGCGAGGTGTCTTCAAGCACAAACTACACTGATAATAGAAGCGAACAACAAAGTATTTCCATGAGCTATCTCCAACGTTCACAAAGCGAAAGATCAGAATTTATGGGCAATAAATTCGTTGTGGAAATGACCTCTGTTGATGAATTAGACTTTGATGCATTTATGAGAGGCAAGTTTAATATTCCTAAGAAGCCGCTTTCATCCGTGGAGAGCTCTATATTGGATGATTGGGCGACCGAGATCACTACCAGTGCCGAAGGGTTGAAGTCGAAGATAGCAAGGTGGCAGTATACGCTTCCCCCGATACAAGATAGTACGTACCAGAAGTATGAGACTCCAGCGGTGCAAACAATAAGGCGAAGTAGCAGGCACAGGCGTAGACACTCCAccggtggcggtggcggtggccGTGGGTTGTTTTCATGCTTCGGAAAAGCTTGTGGACTCCGATTTTCGATTATCTGTGGTGGTGGTTCGAGAAAGAAAAGGAGTGATCAAGAAACTCGCGTTAATCTCCTTACTGATACAGACCATGATGATTCATATCTTTAA
- the LOC142629847 gene encoding plasmodesmata-located protein 2, protein MNSTSTLIPFSLQLLILASLALFLPSIKSSSDYSTLVYKNCATQTFTSTSTSHSQTLFSLFQELVAHSSQSKFFKTIEGNNETAISGLFQCRGDMSDEECHNCVNAIPQMSDSLCSLAIAARIQLFGCYTYYEADGFHEPDATTSKTNLLYKICGESEAVDGGFVELRDAAFAALESGVVSGNGFFSSSHDSVQVTAQCEGDLGGCDCGECVHNAVQVAQEECGNSVSGEIYLDKCFISYTYYPDGTHGNSKPENRNGKNNGGKSTAIVVGGAAALFLVFIFFLCIKSWNKKDDD, encoded by the exons ATGAATTCAACTTCAACCTTGATACCTTTCTCTCTTCAACTGCTTATTTTAGCGTCTTTGGCTCTCTTCCTACCATCTATCAAATCCTCTTCAGATTACAGCACCTTAGTATACAAGAATTGTGCAACCCAAACATTCACAAGTACATCAACATCACACTCACAAACCCTTTTCTCACTTTTCCAAGAGCTAGTAGCACACTCCTCCCAATCCAAGTTCTTCAAAACCATTGAAGGAAACAATGAGACGGCCATTTCTGGTCTCTTTCAATGCAGGGGGGACATGAGCGATGAAGAGTGCCACAACTGTGTAAACGCAATTCCTCAAATGTCAGACAGCTTGTGCAGCTTAGCAATAGCAGCTAGAATTCAGCTTTTTGGGTGCTATACATACTATGAGGCTGATGGTTTTCATGAACCAGATGCAACAACTTCCAAAACTAATTTGCTCTACAAGATTTGTGGTGAATCTGAGGCAGTGGACGGTGGGTTTGTAGAGCTTAGAGACGCGGCGTTTGCAGCTCTTGAAAGTGGTGTTGTGAGTGGTAATGGGTTCTTTTCATCGAGCCATGACTCGGTGCAAGTGACGGCACAGTGTGAAGGTGATTTAGGGGGTTGTGATTGTGGGGAATGCGTACACAATGCAGTGCAGGTTGCTCAGGAAGAATGTGGGAACTCAGTTTCAGGAGAAATTTATTTGGACAAGTGCTTCATCAGCTATACTTACTATCCGGATGGGACACACGGCAACTCTAAACCCG AAAACCGGAATGGCAAAAATAACGGTGGGAAATCAACAGCAATTGTTGTGGGAGGGGCAGCAGCTTTATTTTTggtgtttattttctttttgtgtatcAAGTCTTGGAATAAGAAGGATGatgattaa